Proteins from a genomic interval of Clostridium sp. AN503:
- the pgeF gene encoding peptidoglycan editing factor PgeF, producing MTDWSRKTDGQEIRVNEKNGVCYLTFPALEETGMVDHSFSTRIGGVSEGKFSTMNFAFTTGDDPAHVLENYQRMAEVLGVEKERMALSWQTHTTNIRRVTEEDAGKGVVRERDYRDVDGLITDVPGITLVTFYADCVPLYLLDPVHRAIGLSHSGWRGTVNRMGRVTLDAMSQAFGTRPEDVTACIGPSICQDCFEVGGEVTEEFAKEFDERYHEELFYRKENGKYQLDLWRANQIVFEEAGVKKENIHTTDICTHCNPERLFSHRTMGKERGNLAAFFVLR from the coding sequence ATGACAGACTGGTCAAGAAAAACTGACGGACAGGAGATCCGGGTAAATGAGAAGAATGGTGTCTGCTATCTGACGTTTCCGGCGCTGGAGGAGACTGGGATGGTCGATCACAGTTTTTCTACCCGGATCGGCGGCGTCAGCGAAGGTAAATTCTCTACCATGAATTTTGCTTTTACCACAGGGGATGATCCTGCCCATGTGTTGGAGAATTACCAGAGGATGGCAGAGGTTCTGGGCGTGGAAAAAGAGCGTATGGCGCTTTCCTGGCAGACCCATACCACCAATATCCGCAGAGTGACAGAAGAGGATGCAGGAAAGGGCGTGGTGAGGGAGCGGGATTACCGGGACGTGGACGGTTTGATCACGGATGTCCCCGGCATTACCCTTGTGACCTTTTATGCAGACTGCGTGCCGCTGTATCTGCTGGACCCGGTGCACCGGGCCATCGGCCTGTCTCACTCCGGTTGGAGAGGGACGGTAAACCGCATGGGCCGCGTAACCTTAGACGCCATGAGCCAGGCATTTGGCACCAGACCGGAGGATGTGACCGCCTGTATTGGCCCAAGCATCTGCCAGGACTGTTTTGAGGTGGGCGGCGAAGTGACGGAGGAATTTGCAAAGGAATTTGATGAGCGTTATCACGAGGAGCTGTTTTACCGGAAGGAAAATGGGAAGTATCAGCTGGATCTGTGGAGAGCGAACCAGATTGTTTTTGAGGAAGCCGGCGTGAAGAAAGAGAATATCCATACGACGGATATCTGTACCCATTGCAATCCTGAGAGACTGTTTTCACATAGGACCATGGGGAAGGAGAGGGGGAATCTGGCGGCGTTTTTTGTTTTGCGGTAA
- the plsY gene encoding glycerol-3-phosphate 1-O-acyltransferase PlsY, translating into MARLFCLVMGYVFGLFQTGYLYSKSQHMDIRNYGSGNSGSTNVLRVMGKKAGLIVFIGDAGKMILACLLTRLLFRSQPEMLYVYLLYTGFGVILGHNYPFFMGFKGGKGIAASAGLLVSLDWRLTLICLVVFVTTVAVTRYVSLGSIFVMILFILGMVFWGHRGDYGIGTQHLTEFYIVAALIGGMGIWRHHANIKRLMSGTENKLGAKKKE; encoded by the coding sequence ATGGCGCGTCTTTTCTGTCTTGTCATGGGATATGTGTTCGGCCTGTTCCAGACCGGATATTTATACAGTAAATCCCAGCATATGGATATCCGAAACTACGGCAGCGGCAATTCCGGCAGCACCAATGTGCTGAGGGTCATGGGAAAGAAGGCCGGTCTGATCGTGTTCATCGGCGACGCAGGCAAGATGATCCTTGCCTGCCTGCTGACCAGGCTTTTATTCCGCAGCCAGCCGGAGATGCTCTACGTATATCTTCTGTATACCGGCTTTGGCGTGATCCTTGGACACAACTATCCCTTTTTTATGGGCTTTAAAGGCGGAAAGGGGATCGCGGCATCTGCGGGACTTTTGGTATCCTTAGACTGGCGTCTGACCCTGATCTGCCTGGTGGTGTTTGTGACGACAGTTGCAGTGACCAGATATGTTTCCCTTGGTTCCATTTTTGTGATGATCTTATTCATCCTGGGCATGGTTTTCTGGGGGCACAGAGGGGATTACGGCATCGGGACGCAGCATTTGACGGAATTTTATATTGTGGCGGCGCTGATCGGAGGCATGGGGATCTGGCGTCACCACGCCAACATCAAACGGCTTATGAGCGGTACGGAGAATAAGCTTGGAGCGAAGAAGAAGGAGTGA
- a CDS encoding YraN family protein, with amino-acid sequence MGLEYQNCENGGEPLRERQNLQEERPHKNKRETGSRYEQEAALYLKNQGLTILEQNFHSREGEIDLIARDGRYLVFVEVKYRKNAVKGDPAEAVDYYKQRHIRRTAQYYLYSHRYGEDTPCRFDVISILGSEIRWIKNAFE; translated from the coding sequence ATGGGACTGGAATATCAAAATTGTGAAAACGGCGGAGAGCCGCTGCGAGAGCGGCAGAATCTTCAGGAAGAGCGGCCGCACAAAAACAAGCGAGAGACAGGCAGCCGGTATGAGCAGGAGGCTGCTTTATATTTAAAAAATCAGGGTCTGACGATCCTGGAACAGAATTTCCACAGTCGTGAGGGCGAGATCGATTTAATCGCCAGAGACGGCAGATATCTGGTATTTGTGGAAGTGAAATACCGGAAGAATGCGGTCAAAGGTGATCCGGCGGAGGCGGTTGATTATTACAAACAGCGGCACATCCGCAGGACTGCACAGTATTATCTTTACAGCCACCGGTATGGAGAAGACACTCCATGCCGGTTTGACGTTATCAGCATTTTGGGCAGTGAGATCCGCTGGATCAAAAATGCATTTGAGTGA
- the der gene encoding ribosome biogenesis GTPase Der: MSKPIVAIVGRPNVGKSTLFNVLAGETISIVKDTPGVTRDRIYADCTWLNMNFTLIDTGGIEPDSKDIILSQMREQAQIAIDTAHVIIFIVDVRQGLVDSDSKVADMLRKSGKPVVLAVNKVDSIQKFGNDVYEFYNLGIGEPIPVSAASRLGIGDLLDEVTKHFAADQMEEAEDDRPRVAIVGKPNVGKSSIINKLIGENRVIVSDIAGTTRDAVDTEVVYNGTEYVFIDTAGLRRKSKIKEDLERYSIIRTVSAVERADVVILVIDAQEGVTEQDAKIAGIAHDRGKGIIVAVNKWDAIEKNDKTIYEYTKKIQDTLSFMQYAEMIFISAVTGQRMNKLFEMIDMVRENQTLRVATGVLNEIMTEAVALQQPPTDKGKRLKLYYMTQVAVKPPTFVIFVNDKELMHFSYVRYLENRIRDSFGFKGTALKFIVRERSGKEE, translated from the coding sequence ATGAGCAAACCGATCGTAGCGATTGTTGGGCGTCCCAACGTGGGAAAGTCCACCCTGTTTAATGTACTGGCGGGGGAGACTATTTCTATCGTAAAGGATACGCCCGGAGTGACCAGGGACAGGATCTATGCGGACTGTACCTGGCTGAATATGAATTTTACCCTGATCGATACCGGCGGTATCGAGCCGGACAGCAAGGATATCATACTGTCCCAGATGCGGGAACAGGCGCAGATCGCTATTGATACGGCGCATGTGATCATCTTTATTGTGGATGTGCGCCAGGGGCTGGTGGATTCTGATTCCAAGGTGGCGGATATGCTGAGAAAGTCCGGCAAGCCTGTGGTCCTGGCTGTCAACAAGGTGGACAGTATCCAGAAGTTCGGCAACGATGTTTATGAGTTTTATAATCTGGGCATTGGAGAGCCGATCCCGGTGTCGGCGGCTTCCCGTCTGGGGATCGGTGATCTGCTGGATGAGGTGACGAAGCATTTTGCTGCGGACCAGATGGAGGAGGCGGAGGATGACCGCCCGCGCGTCGCTATCGTGGGCAAGCCCAACGTGGGCAAGTCCTCCATCATCAACAAGCTGATCGGCGAAAACCGCGTGATCGTTTCGGATATTGCGGGGACCACAAGAGATGCAGTCGACACGGAGGTTGTCTATAACGGCACGGAATATGTGTTCATCGATACGGCGGGCCTTCGCCGCAAGAGCAAGATCAAGGAGGATTTGGAGCGGTACAGCATTATCCGCACGGTTTCTGCCGTGGAGCGTGCCGACGTGGTGATCCTGGTGATCGATGCACAGGAGGGCGTCACGGAGCAGGATGCCAAGATCGCAGGCATTGCACATGACCGAGGCAAGGGCATTATCGTGGCAGTGAACAAATGGGATGCCATTGAGAAGAATGACAAGACCATCTATGAGTATACAAAGAAGATCCAGGATACCCTGTCCTTTATGCAGTATGCGGAGATGATCTTTATCTCGGCGGTGACCGGACAGAGGATGAACAAGCTGTTCGAGATGATCGACATGGTGAGGGAGAACCAAACCCTGCGCGTTGCCACCGGGGTGCTCAACGAGATCATGACGGAGGCCGTGGCGCTGCAGCAGCCTCCCACCGACAAGGGCAAGAGGCTGAAGCTCTACTATATGACCCAGGTTGCGGTGAAGCCGCCGACCTTTGTGATCTTTGTCAATGACAAGGAACTGATGCATTTCTCATATGTCCGGTATTTGGAGAACCGGATTCGGGATTCGTTCGGATTCAAAGGAACTGCTCTGAAGTTCATCGTCCGTGAGCGTTCTGGGAAGGAGGAATAA
- a CDS encoding DUF512 domain-containing protein: protein MKKNKGHAIKAVDPGSIAEELELEPGDRLLTINGNEVEDIFDYEYYVDSESMVMLVEKADGELWELEIENDYEDLGLTFENGLMSDYKSCSNKCIFCFIDQMPPGMRDTLYFKDDDSRLSFLQGNYITLTNMKDHDIRRIIEFKLAPINISVHTTNPELRCEMLHNRFAGKSLEKIDTLYEAEIPMNGQIVLCKGVNDGAELDRTIGDLTKYLPYMQSVSVVPVGLSKFRDGLYPLEPFGREDAAAALEIIEGWQKKIFAEHGTHFIHASDEFYILAGRELPEEERYDGYPQLENGVGMLRLLDTEVTEALEVLSQEQEKAWDMEPEELSLATGELAYPYLKQQLEKITARCPQKKIHLYAIRNDFFGEMITVAGLITGQDIIRQLSGRELGERLLLPVCMFRSGEEVFLDDVTRDEVQKALQVPVNIVKSSGQDLVNAVLRRDTEEDIVYEGYELKEI, encoded by the coding sequence ATGAAGAAGAATAAAGGACATGCCATCAAAGCCGTTGATCCAGGTTCTATTGCAGAGGAGCTGGAGCTGGAGCCGGGGGACAGGCTTTTAACGATCAACGGCAACGAAGTGGAAGATATATTTGATTATGAGTACTATGTAGACAGCGAGAGCATGGTCATGCTGGTGGAAAAAGCAGACGGGGAACTGTGGGAGCTGGAGATCGAGAATGATTATGAGGATCTGGGCCTGACCTTTGAAAATGGGCTTATGAGCGATTACAAATCCTGCAGCAACAAGTGCATTTTCTGTTTTATCGACCAGATGCCGCCGGGAATGCGGGATACCCTGTATTTTAAGGATGACGACTCCCGGCTTTCCTTTTTACAGGGCAACTATATCACCCTTACCAATATGAAGGATCATGATATCCGGCGCATCATTGAATTCAAGCTGGCGCCGATCAATATCTCGGTGCACACCACCAACCCGGAGCTCCGGTGCGAGATGCTGCATAACCGGTTTGCGGGAAAGTCTCTGGAGAAGATCGACACCCTCTATGAGGCGGAGATCCCCATGAACGGACAGATCGTTCTCTGCAAAGGGGTCAATGACGGAGCGGAGCTTGACCGGACGATCGGGGACTTAACGAAATATCTCCCTTATATGCAGAGCGTATCTGTAGTGCCGGTGGGACTTTCCAAATTCCGCGACGGGCTGTATCCCTTAGAGCCGTTTGGCCGGGAGGACGCTGCCGCGGCTCTGGAGATCATCGAGGGCTGGCAGAAGAAGATATTTGCGGAGCATGGGACCCACTTCATCCATGCCAGCGATGAGTTCTATATCCTGGCGGGAAGAGAGCTTCCGGAGGAGGAGCGGTACGACGGGTATCCCCAGCTTGAGAACGGGGTGGGGATGCTGAGGCTTCTGGATACGGAGGTGACGGAGGCGCTTGAAGTGCTTTCCCAGGAGCAGGAAAAGGCGTGGGATATGGAACCGGAGGAGCTTTCTCTTGCAACGGGGGAACTGGCTTATCCGTATTTGAAGCAGCAGCTGGAGAAGATCACGGCCCGCTGTCCGCAGAAGAAGATTCATCTGTACGCGATCCGCAACGACTTTTTCGGAGAGATGATCACAGTGGCAGGACTGATCACAGGACAGGACATCATCAGGCAGCTTTCCGGGAGAGAGCTGGGGGAACGGCTTTTGCTCCCCGTCTGCATGTTCCGCAGCGGCGAGGAGGTCTTTTTGGACGATGTGACCAGGGATGAAGTGCAAAAAGCTTTACAAGTCCCGGTGAATATTGTAAAATCAAGCGGGCAGGATCTGGTAAATGCCGTCCTGCGCAGGGATACAGAAGAAGATATCGTATATGAAGGATACGAATTAAAGGAGATATAA
- a CDS encoding DUF6547 family protein, with protein sequence MHLDDNKAINQLLVVLTPEQKEVLAKMVQRARIGGIHDTLAYIDEMMDCNGLILTQEDEVYPHDHFESMHYDFICRSEGDEWTE encoded by the coding sequence GTGCATCTCGATGATAATAAAGCAATTAATCAACTTCTTGTTGTATTGACACCGGAACAAAAAGAAGTGTTGGCGAAAATGGTTCAAAGGGCAAGAATAGGCGGTATTCACGATACTCTTGCTTATATAGATGAAATGATGGATTGCAATGGACTGATTTTAACTCAGGAAGATGAGGTCTATCCGCATGACCATTTTGAGAGTATGCACTATGACTTCATTTGCAGAAGCGAAGGCGATGAATGGACAGAATAG
- a CDS encoding ribose-phosphate pyrophosphokinase: MANNYVFNDVLPVAPLKIAALESCRDLAQKVNDHIVEFRKNDTEELIRRQKDLNYRGYDVDSYLLKCTCPRFGTGEAKGIIKESVRGADLFAMVDVTNYSIPYTVCGYTNHMSPDDHFQDLKRIIGASIATAHRVNVIMPFLYESRQHKRTKRESLDCAMALEELVSMGVSNIITFDAHDPRVQNAIPLNGFDSFMPTYQFVKTLFRHDRNLKIDKDHLMIISPDEGAMNRAVYLANNLGVDMGMFYKRRDYSRVVDGRNPIVAHEFLGSSVEGKTVLIIDDMISSGESMLDTARELKERKAKKVIICCTFGLFTSGLDKFDDFYQKGYIDSVITTNLNYRPQALFEREWYLEADMSKYLAAIINSFNHDVSIGAALSPTAKIQKLVKRYQADGYDYFQTIV, translated from the coding sequence ATGGCAAACAATTATGTGTTTAATGATGTACTACCGGTTGCACCCTTAAAGATCGCTGCATTGGAAAGCTGCAGGGATCTGGCGCAGAAGGTCAACGACCACATTGTGGAGTTCCGTAAAAACGATACGGAGGAGTTGATCCGCCGCCAGAAGGATCTCAACTACCGCGGCTATGATGTGGATTCCTACCTGTTAAAGTGTACTTGCCCCCGCTTTGGAACCGGTGAGGCAAAGGGTATCATCAAAGAATCCGTCCGCGGCGCAGACCTTTTTGCCATGGTGGATGTTACCAACTACAGCATTCCCTATACGGTCTGCGGATATACGAACCACATGTCCCCGGACGACCATTTCCAGGATTTAAAACGCATCATCGGCGCTTCCATCGCTACCGCCCACCGGGTGAATGTGATCATGCCATTCTTATACGAAAGCCGCCAGCACAAACGCACCAAGCGGGAATCCCTCGACTGTGCCATGGCCTTGGAAGAGCTGGTCTCCATGGGCGTTTCCAATATTATCACCTTTGACGCCCACGACCCGCGGGTACAGAATGCGATCCCATTGAACGGCTTTGACAGCTTTATGCCGACTTATCAGTTTGTAAAAACACTGTTCCGCCATGACAGAAACTTAAAGATAGACAAGGACCACTTGATGATCATCAGCCCGGATGAGGGCGCCATGAACCGCGCCGTATACTTAGCGAACAACTTAGGCGTCGACATGGGCATGTTCTACAAACGCCGCGACTATTCCAGAGTCGTGGACGGCCGCAACCCGATCGTGGCCCACGAGTTCCTCGGTTCCTCCGTGGAAGGCAAGACCGTGCTGATCATCGACGACATGATCTCCTCCGGCGAGAGTATGTTAGACACCGCCCGCGAGTTAAAAGAACGGAAAGCGAAAAAAGTCATCATCTGCTGTACCTTCGGCCTGTTTACCAGCGGCCTTGACAAGTTCGATGACTTCTACCAGAAAGGCTATATCGACAGCGTGATCACCACCAACTTAAACTACCGCCCCCAGGCCCTGTTTGAGCGCGAGTGGTATCTGGAAGCAGATATGAGCAAATACTTAGCCGCCATCATCAATTCCTTTAACCACGACGTATCCATCGGGGCAGCCCTGTCCCCGACTGCAAAGATCCAGAAGCTGGTGAAACGGTATCAGGCGGATGGGTATGACTATTTTCAGACGATCGTATAA
- a CDS encoding ribonuclease HII, whose amino-acid sequence MRKISEEKMLAERQRLEQMKEYEYTYAACHAICGIDEAGRGPLAGPVAAGAVILPADCEILFLNDSKKLSEKRREELFVEIQEKAVAWSVGIVGPDVIDEINILQATYEAMRRAIAGLSVTPDLLLNDAVTIPGVSINQVPIVKGDAKSVSIAAASIMAKVTRDHMMMECDALFPEYGFAKHKGYGTAAHIAAIKEFGPCPIHRRSFIKNFV is encoded by the coding sequence ATGCGGAAGATAAGTGAAGAAAAAATGCTTGCGGAGCGGCAGCGCCTGGAGCAGATGAAAGAATATGAATACACCTATGCCGCCTGCCATGCCATCTGTGGTATCGACGAGGCGGGAAGGGGACCGCTTGCGGGACCTGTGGCGGCGGGCGCTGTGATCCTGCCGGCAGACTGTGAGATCCTTTTTTTAAACGATTCAAAAAAGCTGTCGGAAAAACGCCGTGAGGAGCTGTTCGTGGAGATCCAGGAGAAGGCCGTTGCATGGAGCGTGGGTATCGTCGGACCGGATGTGATCGATGAGATCAATATCCTTCAGGCGACCTATGAGGCGATGCGCAGAGCCATAGCTGGGCTTTCCGTGACGCCAGATCTTCTGCTCAATGATGCGGTGACGATTCCCGGCGTCTCTATAAACCAGGTGCCGATCGTAAAGGGCGATGCCAAGAGCGTTTCCATTGCGGCAGCCAGTATCATGGCGAAGGTGACCAGGGACCATATGATGATGGAGTGTGATGCACTGTTTCCGGAATACGGTTTTGCAAAGCACAAGGGTTATGGCACGGCAGCGCATATAGCGGCAATCAAAGAATTTGGCCCGTGTCCGATCCATCGCCGGAGCTTTATCAAGAATTTTGTGTGA
- a CDS encoding DUF4261 domain-containing protein has protein sequence MEETRSDMFVNKWNSLYYIVPLFEQPPAMPSLETFLKALSAEFGKVEPLAASSQMPLRPSELLTVVLWDHMAYYKKDDKWAPTELILYGADEFDRGLWNENIVAQFWDCGDDRRKFADRCRYSVMASNMLAAMLPVKERCGIMADYADILLKLFPDCIALYWPHSQRLVPREVFLTPGWSDPTLHFLDGGLHVRFFNIANSDEMLFDTLGLTTLGLPDLQCHCKGIEPNEVVTFLHNLAAYLYSEGDIIKDGNTVEGLHGEKWLCQHEDAMAGPMRVVLDICPGKYAGGGRC, from the coding sequence ATGGAAGAAACAAGAAGTGATATGTTTGTTAACAAGTGGAATTCATTGTATTATATTGTTCCTTTGTTTGAGCAACCACCTGCCATGCCTTCACTGGAGACATTTCTCAAGGCATTGTCAGCTGAATTTGGAAAAGTCGAACCGCTTGCGGCGTCATCCCAGATGCCCTTACGTCCTTCAGAACTGCTGACCGTAGTGTTGTGGGATCATATGGCTTACTATAAAAAAGATGACAAATGGGCGCCTACAGAACTGATACTATATGGTGCTGATGAGTTTGACCGGGGTTTATGGAATGAGAATATCGTTGCGCAGTTTTGGGACTGTGGAGATGACCGCCGTAAATTTGCTGACCGCTGCAGATATTCTGTTATGGCAAGTAATATGTTGGCAGCTATGCTTCCTGTCAAAGAGCGGTGTGGCATTATGGCAGATTATGCAGATATATTATTAAAACTTTTCCCAGACTGCATTGCGCTTTATTGGCCGCACAGCCAGCGCCTTGTACCGCGTGAAGTATTTTTGACGCCGGGGTGGTCTGATCCTACATTGCACTTTCTGGATGGCGGACTCCATGTACGTTTTTTTAATATTGCTAATAGTGATGAGATGCTGTTTGACACGCTGGGACTGACAACGCTTGGACTGCCTGATCTACAGTGTCATTGCAAGGGAATAGAGCCAAATGAAGTTGTAACTTTTTTACATAATCTGGCGGCATATCTCTATAGTGAGGGCGATATTATCAAGGACGGTAATACGGTTGAGGGTCTTCATGGCGAGAAATGGCTATGTCAGCATGAGGATGCCATGGCAGGCCCTATGCGGGTTGTGTTGGATATTTGCCCCGGTAAATATGCCGGCGGAGGTCGGTGTTAA
- a CDS encoding helix-turn-helix transcriptional regulator has protein sequence MYEWHKQIQTIVDEIDRCIKDHNDEALTLGFLSNKLGYSEYYTTRKFKEISGISFRDYLRNRRLAFALKEVRDSQRSLLDIALDHGFSSHEAFTRAFRGLYGITPGEYRKNPRPVILRTKINPFDRYFLGLGEIGMIKSTEGINIYFITIPAHKFLHVKNRESNGYWDFWQKQNLIPGQDYETICGLLDSIKGKLDDDGGSEPNCGSGQIMAYLNDPEGRLCAWGYPRTECWGVRLPSHYNGEIPPQMQLIDIPEADYIVFEHGPFDYDQENRSVEEKIEQAMSTFDYTSTNYTLDTTTPDRIMYFYYNPTQYFKYIRPVVKR, from the coding sequence ATGTACGAATGGCACAAACAGATCCAGACCATCGTAGACGAGATTGACAGATGCATAAAAGACCACAACGATGAAGCACTGACACTGGGCTTTCTATCAAACAAACTGGGATATTCCGAATATTACACAACCAGGAAGTTCAAAGAGATCTCCGGCATATCCTTCCGTGACTACCTGCGGAACCGAAGACTGGCCTTTGCCTTAAAAGAGGTCCGCGACAGTCAAAGAAGCCTTTTAGACATCGCTTTAGATCACGGTTTTTCCTCACACGAGGCATTCACCAGAGCATTCAGAGGACTCTACGGGATCACGCCGGGCGAATACCGCAAAAATCCCCGGCCTGTCATACTCCGCACCAAAATAAACCCGTTCGACCGCTACTTTTTAGGACTAGGAGAGATCGGCATGATCAAATCAACAGAAGGCATCAACATTTATTTCATAACCATACCCGCCCACAAATTCCTGCACGTCAAAAACCGTGAAAGCAACGGATACTGGGATTTCTGGCAAAAGCAGAATCTCATTCCGGGACAGGACTACGAGACGATCTGCGGCCTGTTAGACAGCATCAAAGGCAAATTAGACGACGATGGAGGCAGCGAACCCAACTGCGGCAGCGGCCAGATCATGGCATACCTAAACGACCCCGAAGGCCGTCTCTGCGCCTGGGGCTATCCCCGCACCGAATGCTGGGGCGTCCGACTCCCCTCCCACTACAACGGCGAGATCCCCCCACAAATGCAGCTCATCGACATCCCCGAAGCCGACTACATCGTCTTCGAGCACGGCCCCTTCGACTACGACCAGGAAAACCGCAGCGTAGAAGAAAAGATCGAGCAGGCAATGTCAACCTTCGACTACACCTCCACCAACTACACCCTCGACACCACAACCCCCGACCGAATCATGTACTTCTACTACAACCCAACCCAATATTTCAAATACATCCGCCCCGTCGTAAAACGCTAA
- a CDS encoding type II TA system antitoxin MqsA family protein: MEASTLIRKIHMNCPLCDKIHEVEERKRDTTMTVKGEEVAYEEKFYFCANADEDEAEFESGSMTNKNLLNARNAYRVKKGLLSSDEIVSIRENYGLSQVDWAKLLGWGEATISRYESKAIQDEAYDTMFRLVKRYCRLYA; the protein is encoded by the coding sequence ATGGAGGCCAGCACTTTAATTAGAAAGATTCATATGAACTGTCCGCTTTGTGACAAAATACACGAAGTAGAAGAAAGAAAACGTGATACGACAATGACCGTAAAAGGCGAAGAAGTGGCTTATGAAGAGAAATTTTATTTTTGTGCCAATGCGGATGAAGACGAAGCTGAGTTTGAATCCGGATCGATGACGAATAAGAATCTGCTCAATGCTCGAAATGCATATCGTGTGAAGAAAGGTCTGTTGTCTTCTGATGAGATAGTCTCAATCCGGGAAAACTACGGTTTATCCCAGGTGGATTGGGCGAAACTGCTTGGATGGGGAGAAGCAACCATATCCAGATATGAAAGCAAGGCGATTCAGGACGAAGCTTATGATACGATGTTTCGTCTTGTCAAAAGATATTGTCGATTATATGCATGA
- a CDS encoding SMI1/KNR4 family protein — protein sequence MFEKMSKALTREDIAEIETNLGFAFPEDFVEHYLSYNGGIPTKPFFHFEEEDIEIEIQVFLPLKHRYCDIPIGTAEEKYLLFKEKSPLMTSYFPFANDYGANPICVNLEKGGVYIVYMDLGELEDRCFRCIAESFRNFIESLSEESIDD from the coding sequence ATGTTTGAAAAAATGAGTAAAGCACTTACAAGAGAAGATATAGCGGAAATCGAAACAAATCTGGGATTTGCATTTCCAGAGGATTTTGTAGAACACTACCTGTCCTATAATGGTGGAATACCTACAAAGCCGTTTTTCCATTTTGAAGAGGAAGATATTGAAATAGAGATTCAAGTTTTTCTTCCGTTAAAACATCGTTATTGTGACATTCCCATAGGAACAGCGGAGGAAAAATATTTATTGTTCAAAGAAAAATCCCCATTGATGACCTCTTATTTTCCATTTGCTAATGACTATGGAGCTAATCCGATTTGTGTCAATTTGGAGAAAGGAGGAGTCTATATTGTGTATATGGATTTGGGAGAATTGGAGGATAGATGCTTCCGTTGTATTGCAGAGAGTTTTCGGAACTTTATTGAATCCTTGTCCGAAGAAAGCATAGACGATTAG
- a CDS encoding NAD(P)H-dependent glycerol-3-phosphate dehydrogenase codes for MANIGIIGSGSWGIALSALLHNNGHQVTVWSAFERETESLKTTRQLKTLPELTLADETGFTSDLKTAMSDKDLLVTAVPSIYVRETAVKMSSFCRAGQIVVNVAKGIEESTLMTLSDILSEELPLANVAVLSGPSHAEEVSRGLPTTCVVGAKDQKTAEYIQSLFMSPVFRVYTSPDILGIELGGALKNVVALAAGIADGLGYGDNTKAALITRGIYEIARLGIKMGGSFETFCGLSGIGDLIVTCASMHSRNRRAGILIGKGYTMQAAMDEVQMVVEGVYSAKAGLKLAQKYEVPMPIVSEVNQVLFEGKSARDAVNDLMLRDKTMESVSLLWDGR; via the coding sequence ATGGCAAATATCGGTATCATCGGTTCTGGAAGCTGGGGGATCGCGCTGTCAGCGCTGCTACATAATAACGGGCACCAGGTTACGGTATGGTCGGCGTTTGAACGGGAGACAGAGTCCTTAAAGACCACCAGACAGCTAAAGACCCTGCCGGAGCTTACACTGGCAGATGAGACAGGCTTTACCTCAGATTTAAAAACCGCCATGTCGGACAAGGATCTGCTGGTGACAGCGGTTCCGTCCATCTACGTGCGGGAGACGGCAGTGAAGATGAGTTCCTTTTGCAGAGCAGGGCAGATCGTGGTCAACGTGGCAAAGGGAATTGAGGAATCCACGCTTATGACGCTTTCTGATATCCTGAGCGAGGAGCTTCCTCTTGCCAATGTGGCTGTGCTTTCCGGCCCCAGCCATGCGGAGGAGGTCAGCCGCGGGCTGCCGACCACCTGTGTGGTGGGAGCGAAGGACCAGAAGACCGCAGAGTATATCCAGAGCCTGTTCATGAGCCCTGTGTTCCGCGTCTATACAAGCCCTGATATTTTAGGCATTGAGCTGGGCGGGGCGTTAAAGAACGTAGTGGCGCTGGCGGCCGGTATCGCCGACGGACTGGGCTACGGGGACAATACCAAGGCGGCCCTGATCACCCGTGGTATCTATGAGATTGCACGTCTGGGCATCAAGATGGGCGGAAGCTTTGAGACGTTCTGCGGCCTGTCCGGCATTGGGGACCTGATCGTTACCTGTGCCAGCATGCACAGCAGGAACCGCCGGGCCGGAATCCTGATCGGAAAAGGCTACACCATGCAGGCGGCTATGGATGAAGTGCAGATGGTGGTGGAGGGCGTCTATTCTGCGAAGGCGGGATTGAAGCTTGCTCAGAAGTACGAGGTTCCCATGCCGATCGTGAGTGAAGTCAACCAGGTGCTGTTTGAAGGAAAGTCTGCCCGTGACGCGGTGAATGATCTGATGCTGCGTGACAAGACCATGGAGAGCGTTTCTCTTCTATGGGACGGCAGATAG